The Betaproteobacteria bacterium genome includes a window with the following:
- a CDS encoding CPBP family intramembrane metalloprotease, translating to MWFLAASIVLFGPVLLAAALLLHRERGPGRQGSLGARLWLRPMNGGDWLWAVGGLAAIGVLTGGIGAVLRMLQEEKNLHPSFMVFEPLGSGRYWILGAWLPFFVLNIVGEEFVWRGVALPRQEVAFGGRAWLVNGILWLLFHAAFPWQVLFTLVPITLILPYVVQRRRSTLAGLVIHTGFGAMGFLVLAFGLA from the coding sequence ATGTGGTTCTTGGCCGCAAGCATCGTCCTTTTTGGCCCTGTCCTCCTCGCCGCTGCCCTGCTGTTGCATCGAGAACGGGGTCCAGGAAGGCAGGGTTCGTTGGGGGCGCGGCTGTGGCTTCGCCCGATGAATGGCGGCGACTGGCTCTGGGCTGTCGGAGGGCTGGCTGCCATCGGCGTGCTGACCGGCGGCATCGGCGCCGTGCTCCGGATGCTGCAAGAGGAGAAGAATCTGCATCCTTCGTTCATGGTGTTCGAGCCGCTCGGTTCCGGCCGGTACTGGATTCTCGGCGCGTGGCTCCCGTTTTTTGTGCTGAACATCGTTGGGGAAGAGTTCGTCTGGCGGGGTGTCGCGCTGCCGCGGCAAGAGGTTGCCTTCGGGGGGCGGGCTTGGCTGGTCAACGGAATCCTGTGGTTGCTGTTCCACGCCGCCTTCCCCTGGCAGGTCCTGTTTACCCTGGTGCCGATCACGTTGATCCTGCCCTACGTTGTCCAGCGGCGGCGCAGCACATTGGCCGGGCTCGTTATCCACACCGGGTTCGGAGCGATGGGCTTCCTGGTCCTAGCATTCGGGCTCGCCTGA